Proteins from one Lachnospiraceae bacterium KGMB03038 genomic window:
- a CDS encoding GNAT family N-acetyltransferase, with amino-acid sequence MDNLNIRKAENDTDLRAIAALAREIWHQHFVPIIGLEQVEYMVDKFQSFPALKNQVEQDGYEYYQLLIGGKLAGYTGVHPEADSLFLSKLYIHKDFRGRHLATKAFHFLIGLCKERNLKKIWLTCNKHNDNSLAVYDHLGFVITDQQEADIGHGFVMDDYIMTYQI; translated from the coding sequence ATGGATAACTTGAACATCCGCAAGGCAGAAAATGACACGGACCTGCGGGCTATCGCCGCTCTGGCGCGGGAAATCTGGCATCAGCATTTTGTTCCCATCATCGGGCTGGAGCAGGTAGAATATATGGTGGATAAATTCCAGTCCTTCCCGGCTCTCAAAAACCAGGTAGAGCAGGATGGATACGAGTATTATCAACTTCTCATCGGCGGGAAACTGGCCGGTTACACTGGCGTCCACCCGGAAGCGGACTCCCTTTTCTTAAGCAAACTTTATATCCACAAGGATTTCCGGGGCCGTCATCTGGCCACAAAAGCCTTTCATTTTCTGATCGGCCTGTGCAAAGAACGGAATCTAAAGAAGATCTGGCTTACCTGCAACAAACATAACGATAACAGCCTGGCCGTCTACGACCACTTAGGATTTGTGATCACCGACCAGCAGGAAGCAGACATTGGACATGGATTTGTAATGGATGATTACATCATGACCTATCAGATATAA
- a CDS encoding ABC transporter ATP-binding protein: MDGFVTLKDVKKIYQMGEVQIMAAAGIDFQIQKGEFAVVVGPSGAGKTTVLNILGGMDTATSGQVLVDGEDIAAYSQRRLTAYRRDDIGFVFQFYNLIPNLTALENVELALQICKDPMDARTVMEEVGLGERVDNFPAQLSGGEQQRVSIARALAKNPKLLLCDEPTGALDYNTGKSILKLLQDTCRNKGMTVILITHNSAIAPMADRVIKIKNGMVSRIIENKDPVPVETIEW; the protein is encoded by the coding sequence ATGGATGGATTTGTAACACTGAAGGACGTAAAGAAGATATATCAGATGGGCGAGGTTCAGATCATGGCCGCGGCAGGGATTGATTTCCAGATTCAGAAAGGCGAGTTCGCGGTAGTGGTAGGGCCAAGCGGCGCTGGAAAGACTACGGTGCTCAATATCCTGGGCGGAATGGATACGGCCACTTCCGGACAGGTGCTGGTGGATGGGGAAGATATAGCCGCCTATTCTCAAAGAAGGCTGACGGCTTACCGGCGGGACGATATCGGGTTCGTCTTTCAGTTTTACAATCTGATTCCCAATCTTACCGCATTAGAAAATGTTGAGCTGGCGCTTCAGATCTGTAAAGACCCGATGGATGCCAGGACCGTTATGGAAGAAGTCGGACTTGGAGAACGAGTGGACAACTTTCCAGCACAGCTCTCCGGCGGAGAGCAGCAAAGAGTATCGATCGCCCGCGCGCTGGCGAAAAATCCCAAGCTGCTCCTGTGCGATGAGCCTACAGGAGCTCTGGATTATAATACGGGGAAATCTATCCTGAAGCTTTTGCAGGATACGTGCAGAAATAAAGGGATGACGGTGATTCTGATCACCCACAATTCGGCCATTGCGCCAATGGCGGACCGGGTGATCAAAATTAAAAACGGAATGGTTTCCCGTATCATTGAGAATAAAGACCCTGTTCCGGTGGAGACAATAGAGTGGTAG
- a CDS encoding FtsX-like permease family protein: MGTKATRKDFYREIRKSPGRFLSILFIVALGVAFFSGIRSSEPDMRVTGDAYYDETNLMDIQVMSSYGITKEDIQALKEVEGVLDVEGAYSGDFLSTLDDEQTVLHVMSLPKKMNEVAVSEGRMPEAADECLVDNALGYEIGDKITLESGTEDPVGDTLAADTYTVVGKGSTPRYISFQRGSTTIGTGSLDGFLVVPESAFVTDVYTEACIQVEGAKKLMAYSEDYDQLIEEVIGRVEDITGERGEIRRQELIDEADEELDDAREELEKGRQEAQDELDAAWTAIEDGEKQLTDAKAQIQEGKDQIASAKETLDSKQKELDSGLAEYQDGKKKLDQGQEAYEQRLAEFEEQKAAAAEKIQSGREEMEKLQSQIKADQGTYEELQKQIQALKEQIQEAEEQGGDPTELEKQLEQAETNAGLLEQKIAGEQKAYQEGTAQLDAYQKQIDDGQAQLDQTKAQLDASREALSEAYAQIKSGQDQIDAGWEELNSQEQQLLTGEQEIQENEKQLEEAKEEYQQGKKDAEQEIADGEQEIQEAEQEIQDLEAPKWYVYDRSNLPEYDGYGENADRMRAIGQVFPVIFFLVAALISLTSMTRMVEEQRIEIGTMKALGYDRFTIASKYLGYALLATAGGSVIGVLIGEKILPYIIIYAYGIMYQNLPEILVPYQWSYAAMASAAAVACTMAATLLACYKELGAQPAVLMRPPTPKKGQRVLLERVKIIWNHLNFNWKSTVRNLVRYKKRLFMTVFGIGGCMALMLVGFGLRDSIFEIADLQYGELQFYDGSIYPEDGLTEEESQRLKDFLEQDEDIERFMDVNMMNMTLENGQESHDAYLCVLSDPDRINEFLCFRDRKSHETYELTDDGVIISEKTANLLGVEKGDTVVIRGEEKGNKEVKIAQVCENYMGHYLYLTAGYYEKIYGDEPEYNAIFFQVPESYSIEELEDAGQEILEQDEVLSVSYTHDIRSQLDDMLASLNLVIVVLIISAGMLAFVVLYNLNNISITERQRELATLKVLGFYNPEVAMYVYRENIILTFLGAAFGVILGRILHLFIIQTVEVDSAMFGRNVHFTSYLYSLLFTLLFTALVNLVMYFKLKRINMVESLKSIE; this comes from the coding sequence ATGGGCACAAAGGCGACGAGGAAAGATTTTTATAGAGAGATACGAAAAAGCCCAGGGCGTTTTCTGTCCATTTTGTTTATCGTGGCTCTTGGCGTGGCCTTTTTTTCTGGAATCCGTTCCTCTGAGCCGGATATGAGGGTCACCGGAGATGCTTATTATGATGAAACGAACTTGATGGATATCCAGGTGATGAGCAGTTATGGTATTACTAAAGAGGATATCCAGGCTTTGAAAGAAGTGGAAGGTGTTCTGGATGTGGAAGGCGCCTACAGCGGGGATTTCTTAAGTACGCTGGATGACGAGCAGACGGTGCTCCATGTCATGTCCCTGCCTAAGAAGATGAATGAAGTGGCGGTCAGCGAGGGGCGTATGCCGGAAGCCGCCGATGAATGTCTGGTAGATAATGCTCTGGGATATGAGATCGGAGATAAGATCACATTAGAATCCGGCACAGAGGATCCGGTAGGAGATACACTGGCCGCGGATACATATACGGTGGTGGGCAAAGGGAGCACTCCGCGCTATATTTCCTTCCAGCGGGGCAGTACCACCATCGGGACAGGAAGCCTGGACGGTTTTCTTGTGGTGCCGGAATCGGCTTTTGTGACGGACGTTTACACAGAAGCCTGTATCCAGGTGGAAGGCGCTAAAAAACTGATGGCGTACAGCGAGGATTATGATCAGCTTATAGAAGAAGTCATAGGACGAGTGGAGGATATTACCGGAGAACGGGGAGAGATCCGCAGACAAGAGCTGATCGATGAAGCGGACGAAGAATTAGACGATGCCAGGGAAGAGCTGGAGAAGGGAAGGCAAGAAGCCCAGGATGAGCTGGATGCGGCCTGGACGGCTATTGAGGATGGAGAGAAACAACTGACTGACGCCAAAGCTCAGATCCAGGAAGGAAAAGACCAGATCGCATCCGCCAAGGAGACGCTGGATTCCAAGCAGAAGGAATTAGACAGCGGCCTGGCGGAATACCAGGATGGAAAGAAGAAGCTGGATCAGGGGCAGGAGGCTTATGAGCAGAGGCTGGCGGAATTTGAGGAACAAAAGGCGGCGGCCGCTGAAAAGATCCAGTCCGGACGGGAGGAAATGGAAAAACTCCAGTCCCAGATCAAGGCGGATCAAGGAACTTATGAAGAGCTGCAGAAACAGATCCAGGCACTGAAAGAACAGATCCAAGAAGCGGAAGAGCAGGGCGGCGATCCGACAGAATTGGAAAAACAACTGGAGCAGGCGGAAACAAACGCAGGTCTTTTGGAACAAAAGATCGCGGGCGAGCAAAAGGCTTACCAGGAAGGCACGGCCCAGCTTGACGCCTATCAGAAGCAGATCGACGATGGGCAGGCGCAATTAGATCAGACGAAAGCCCAGTTGGATGCCAGCAGGGAAGCGCTGAGCGAGGCATATGCCCAGATCAAGAGCGGACAAGACCAGATCGATGCGGGATGGGAAGAACTAAACAGCCAGGAACAGCAGCTTCTCACCGGAGAACAGGAGATCCAGGAGAATGAGAAACAGTTAGAGGAAGCGAAGGAAGAATACCAGCAAGGAAAAAAGGACGCGGAACAAGAGATCGCCGACGGAGAACAAGAGATCCAGGAGGCAGAACAAGAGATTCAGGATCTGGAAGCCCCCAAGTGGTATGTGTATGACAGGAGCAATCTGCCGGAGTATGACGGATATGGAGAGAACGCGGATCGGATGCGGGCTATCGGTCAGGTGTTCCCCGTGATCTTCTTCCTGGTAGCGGCGCTGATCAGTCTGACAAGCATGACCCGGATGGTAGAAGAACAGAGGATCGAGATCGGCACTATGAAGGCGCTGGGATATGATCGGTTCACCATTGCCTCTAAATATCTGGGGTATGCGCTGCTGGCAACGGCGGGAGGAAGCGTGATCGGCGTTCTGATCGGGGAAAAGATCCTGCCGTACATTATTATCTACGCTTACGGGATCATGTATCAGAATCTGCCGGAGATCCTGGTACCTTACCAGTGGAGCTACGCTGCAATGGCTTCCGCGGCGGCGGTGGCATGCACGATGGCGGCCACGCTTCTGGCCTGCTATAAAGAACTGGGAGCCCAGCCGGCAGTGCTGATGCGTCCGCCCACGCCTAAGAAGGGACAGCGGGTTTTGCTGGAACGGGTGAAGATCATATGGAACCATCTGAACTTTAACTGGAAGTCCACGGTCCGCAACCTGGTGCGGTATAAGAAGCGGCTTTTCATGACGGTATTTGGAATCGGCGGCTGTATGGCTTTAATGCTGGTCGGATTCGGGCTGAGAGATTCTATTTTTGAGATTGCTGATCTGCAATATGGGGAACTGCAATTTTATGACGGAAGCATTTATCCGGAAGATGGGCTGACAGAGGAAGAAAGTCAGCGGCTGAAAGATTTCCTGGAACAGGATGAAGACATCGAGCGGTTTATGGATGTAAATATGATGAATATGACTCTGGAGAACGGGCAGGAGTCCCATGACGCCTATCTGTGCGTGCTCAGCGATCCGGACAGAATCAATGAGTTCCTGTGCTTCCGGGACCGGAAGAGCCATGAGACATATGAGCTGACTGACGATGGAGTTATCATCAGTGAGAAGACGGCGAATCTTTTGGGAGTCGAAAAAGGAGATACCGTGGTGATCCGTGGTGAAGAGAAGGGAAATAAAGAGGTAAAGATCGCCCAGGTCTGCGAGAACTATATGGGCCATTATCTCTATCTTACCGCGGGCTATTATGAAAAGATATATGGAGATGAACCGGAGTATAACGCAATTTTCTTCCAAGTTCCAGAATCTTACTCTATAGAGGAGCTGGAAGATGCAGGCCAGGAAATCTTGGAACAGGATGAAGTCTTGAGCGTCAGCTATACCCATGATATCCGTTCTCAGCTGGATGATATGCTGGCCAGTTTGAACCTGGTGATCGTGGTATTGATCATTTCAGCCGGAATGCTGGCGTTTGTGGTGCTCTATAACTTGAATAATATCAGCATCACAGAGCGGCAGAGAGAACTGGCCACCCTGAAAGTACTGGGGTTCTACAATCCGGAAGTGGCAATGTATGTATACCGGGAGAATATCATCCTGACATTCCTGGGCGCTGCTTTCGGCGTGATCCTGGGACGGATCCTTCATTTGTTTATCATTCAGACCGTAGAAGTGGATTCGGCTATGTTTGGAAGAAACGTTCATTTTACCAGCTATCTCTACAGCCTTTTGTTTACTCTGCTTTTCACGGCGCTGGTGAACCTGGTCATGTATTTTAAACTGAAGAGGATCAATATGGTCGAATCATTGAAAAGTATTGAGTAA
- the htpG gene encoding molecular chaperone HtpG — MAVKKGNLSISSENIFPIIKKWVYSDHDIFVREMISNGCDAITKLKKLDVMGEYQLPDDYKPAIQVVVNPEEKTLKFIDNGIGMTADEVEEYITQIAFSGATEFLEKYKDKTTEDDMIGHFGLGFYSAFMVADEVHIDTLSYKDGSKAVHWVSTGGTEYEMEDGDKESVGSEITLYLNEDSLEFANEYRMREVIEKYCSFMPVEIFLSKANAEPEYETIDEADLKEDDVVIEHIHEDAKMEEKENKNGEKEMVETEPAKEKVKIQKRPVSLSDIHPLWTKHPNECSDEDYLEFYRKVFLDYKEPLFWIHLNMDYPFNLKGILYFPRINTEYDSIEGTIKLYNNQVFIADNIKEVIPEFLMVLKGVIDCPDLPLNVSRSALQNDGFVNKIADYISKKVADKLSGMCRTKREDYEKYWDDISPFIKFGCLKDEKFCDKMKDSVLFKNLDHKYLTLKDCIAENGGEVVEPNDKQEENDSEDENKVEEIKTTIYYVTDEIQQSQYINLFKSQGKDAVILGHNIDSPFITQLEQRNPTIRFQRIDADVNEDIREEVAEDEKEEFKKTSDSLIEIFRKELENDKLDVKIEKLKDDSVAAMMTLSEQNRRMQEMMKMYGMSGVDMGGETTLILNANHPLVQYVVDHKDGENTNLICHQLYDLALLAHKPLNPDEMTAFVKRSNEIMLLLTK; from the coding sequence ATGGCAGTGAAAAAAGGTAATTTGTCCATTAGCAGTGAAAATATTTTCCCCATTATAAAGAAATGGGTATATTCAGATCATGATATATTTGTCCGTGAAATGATATCCAATGGCTGTGACGCCATCACAAAACTGAAGAAGCTGGATGTGATGGGAGAATATCAGCTTCCTGACGATTATAAGCCGGCGATCCAGGTAGTGGTAAATCCAGAAGAGAAGACCCTGAAATTCATTGATAACGGAATCGGAATGACGGCAGACGAGGTAGAGGAATATATTACGCAGATCGCGTTTTCCGGCGCCACGGAATTCTTGGAGAAGTATAAGGATAAGACAACCGAAGACGATATGATCGGCCACTTTGGATTGGGATTCTATTCTGCCTTTATGGTGGCAGATGAGGTGCATATTGATACCCTTTCCTATAAGGACGGATCGAAAGCTGTCCACTGGGTAAGCACCGGAGGCACAGAATATGAGATGGAAGATGGGGATAAAGAAAGCGTTGGAAGTGAGATCACACTGTATTTGAACGAAGACAGCCTGGAATTTGCCAACGAGTATCGGATGCGCGAGGTGATCGAGAAATACTGTTCCTTTATGCCGGTGGAGATCTTCCTTTCCAAGGCCAACGCGGAACCGGAATACGAGACTATCGATGAGGCGGATCTGAAAGAGGATGATGTGGTCATTGAACATATCCACGAAGACGCTAAGATGGAAGAAAAGGAGAATAAAAACGGCGAGAAAGAGATGGTAGAGACGGAGCCTGCCAAGGAGAAGGTGAAGATCCAGAAACGGCCGGTCTCCTTAAGCGATATCCATCCGCTGTGGACCAAACATCCAAATGAATGTTCCGATGAAGATTATCTGGAATTCTACCGGAAAGTTTTCCTGGATTATAAAGAGCCTTTATTCTGGATCCACCTGAATATGGATTATCCTTTCAACCTGAAAGGAATCCTGTATTTCCCAAGGATCAACACCGAGTATGATTCTATTGAGGGGACGATCAAACTGTACAATAATCAGGTGTTCATCGCCGATAATATCAAAGAGGTGATCCCGGAATTCCTGATGGTATTAAAAGGCGTCATCGACTGCCCGGACCTTCCGCTGAATGTATCCAGAAGCGCGCTGCAAAATGATGGGTTCGTGAACAAGATCGCGGATTATATTTCTAAGAAAGTAGCGGACAAACTTTCCGGCATGTGCAGGACGAAGCGGGAAGACTACGAGAAATACTGGGATGATATCAGCCCATTTATCAAATTTGGCTGCCTGAAGGACGAGAAATTCTGTGATAAGATGAAGGATTCTGTCCTGTTCAAGAATCTGGATCACAAATATCTGACTTTGAAAGACTGCATCGCAGAAAACGGCGGCGAGGTGGTGGAGCCAAATGATAAGCAAGAAGAAAATGACAGCGAAGATGAAAATAAGGTAGAAGAGATCAAGACGACCATCTATTATGTGACAGATGAGATCCAGCAGAGCCAGTACATCAACCTGTTTAAGAGTCAGGGAAAGGATGCGGTGATCCTGGGGCACAATATTGATTCCCCATTTATCACCCAGTTAGAGCAGAGGAATCCCACGATCCGGTTCCAGAGGATCGACGCGGACGTGAATGAAGATATCCGGGAAGAAGTGGCGGAAGACGAGAAAGAAGAATTTAAGAAGACGTCTGACAGTCTGATCGAAATTTTCCGCAAAGAGCTGGAGAATGATAAATTAGACGTGAAGATCGAGAAGCTCAAAGACGACAGCGTAGCGGCCATGATGACCTTGTCAGAGCAGAACCGCCGAATGCAGGAAATGATGAAGATGTACGGAATGTCAGGCGTGGACATGGGCGGAGAGACTACATTGATCTTAAATGCGAACCATCCGCTGGTACAGTATGTGGTAGACCACAAAGACGGCGAAAACACCAATTTGATCTGCCATCAGCTCTATGATCTTGCGCTGCTGGCCCATAAGCCGCTGAATCCGGATGAGATGACGGCGTTTGTAAAGAGAAGCAATGAGATCATGCTGCTTTTGACGAAATAG
- a CDS encoding DUF4358 domain-containing protein, which translates to MRDYLMKGIGFVKYILLILLAVFIVGLMRGDKISNAKIEDVAEKVTKAVDMTDLSAADNRTVRRLYGINVNDYEGVSLYVSDSNMKVEEVLIVKLRDVSQADGVETAVRERVDTQLQSFEGYGPEQCKLLNDHVLDTEGNYILFIVNQKAQAADQAFQKSL; encoded by the coding sequence ATGAGAGATTATTTGATGAAGGGGATCGGGTTTGTTAAATATATCCTGCTGATTTTATTGGCTGTTTTTATTGTGGGCTTGATGCGGGGAGACAAGATCAGCAATGCTAAAATAGAGGATGTGGCGGAAAAGGTTACGAAAGCTGTGGATATGACGGACCTTTCAGCCGCGGATAACAGGACAGTGCGGCGGCTTTATGGAATCAATGTAAATGATTATGAGGGAGTCAGCCTGTATGTATCAGATTCTAATATGAAGGTAGAAGAAGTATTGATTGTAAAACTAAGGGATGTATCGCAAGCGGATGGAGTAGAAACAGCAGTGCGGGAAAGGGTGGATACCCAGCTCCAAAGTTTTGAAGGATATGGGCCGGAACAGTGTAAGCTTTTAAACGATCATGTGCTGGATACGGAAGGCAATTATATCCTGTTCATAGTGAATCAAAAGGCGCAGGCGGCGGATCAGGCATTTCAAAAGAGTCTATAA
- a CDS encoding toxin-antitoxin system protein: MRLIYADYNPLTNSIDVTTFENYILRIDCNKAEDGLRTTLCSQNSLNALAIDEPLEYARLALDGEMQAWVDAIDSLAVW; encoded by the coding sequence ATGAGATTGATATATGCAGACTATAACCCTCTTACAAATAGTATTGATGTAACTACATTTGAGAATTACATATTGCGAATTGATTGTAATAAGGCAGAGGATGGATTAAGAACTACTCTTTGCTCACAAAATTCACTTAATGCTTTGGCGATAGATGAGCCATTGGAATATGCTCGCCTTGCTTTGGACGGTGAAATGCAGGCATGGGTGGATGCGATTGATAGTTTGGCAGTCTGGTGA
- a CDS encoding ABC transporter ATP-binding protein, with protein sequence MSNKKEIIIKATKLKKSFITGDTEQTIFENLDLNIYRGDFTVIMGSSGAGKSTLMYSLSGMDRPSSGEVVWNDKTITSLSDDRLAIFRRKNCGFVFQQIYLLDKMSLMDNVLTASALSGASKKDSVKYAKELFELVNIPEITRKKFPSQVSGGEAQRAGIVRAVINKPEILFADEPTGALNSNNSTAVLDVFTKLHNDGQSIILVTHDKKTALRGNRVLYVKDGMIYGECDLGVYTNESKDREAKLNNFLTEMGW encoded by the coding sequence ATGAGTAACAAAAAAGAAATCATTATCAAGGCAACTAAACTTAAAAAGAGTTTTATCACAGGTGACACAGAGCAGACAATTTTTGAAAATCTAGACCTTAATATATATAGGGGTGACTTTACTGTGATTATGGGTAGTTCAGGTGCAGGCAAGTCCACACTGATGTACTCCCTTTCGGGAATGGACAGGCCCAGCTCGGGCGAGGTTGTTTGGAACGACAAAACAATTACATCTTTAAGTGATGATAGGCTGGCAATTTTCAGACGAAAGAACTGTGGTTTTGTTTTTCAGCAAATCTATCTTCTTGATAAGATGAGCCTTATGGATAATGTACTTACGGCGAGTGCATTGTCAGGAGCAAGCAAAAAGGACTCAGTGAAATATGCCAAAGAGCTTTTCGAGCTTGTTAATATTCCTGAGATAACACGCAAAAAGTTCCCATCTCAGGTGTCGGGCGGTGAGGCTCAGCGAGCAGGCATTGTAAGGGCAGTTATAAATAAACCCGAGATTCTCTTTGCCGATGAGCCCACAGGTGCACTGAACTCAAATAACTCAACTGCGGTTCTTGATGTTTTTACAAAGCTTCATAATGATGGTCAGAGCATTATATTGGTAACTCATGACAAGAAAACAGCCTTAAGAGGCAACCGTGTGTTATATGTTAAGGACGGCATGATCTACGGTGAGTGTGACCTTGGGGTTTACACAAATGAAAGTAAAGACCGTGAAGCAAAGCTAAACAACTTTTTAACAGAGATGGGATGGTAA
- a CDS encoding ABC transporter permease: MKKIANQILYNLKKEKTSFISFGVIILITALILNCAAVLLCQVDRAYDTKFEKLSTAMLNAIVPEVQNSSELEKAIDEIEKVEKIESYTAIMTEATVKDFNGADFSMNTVFYNIDDKRTLNNYELVSESKNNVDDPIYIPLYVSNFGGFALNDEIVYAIDGKSHSFTVAGVIEEMQYGNYGSGLLCAYLPKEEFAELADSYSDKAVVEYSMSVKSDASLDEVKDDVSKAIENKGVMALSILDSESVKGTRTMVTDLLVLILTAFALIILAVSVFLSNFKVKNAIESEITNMSVLKALGYTSAQIVASITLPYAIVSLLFAILGIGLSYTLLPVLCSVLTVQSGFSFAVSFDLLSFVCVACILCGVVSFFTYISARKIKKTQPIDGLRGNTSSKHTKKNYFPLEETRGNTKFLLVLKQMIASTKQNIMLFLVSFVLTVLIAFSGTLFYNVVVEPDNFMSALSDEVADVIIYPKSDSMSELESKLGNDNRVQNSLKYMSAIVKIEEKTVTAFACEDFSKVRNDVCYMGENPKDADEIALGSAFEENFKIGDTVSVTVDGITKSFQVTGFVQSVNLQGELCELSIEGYNSLFNQNQTPYLYVYLENAENAEKITKEYKSDYSALVADTVNSYKLQTEAQDMYMGITVVLVVSICAVTILVVLFILYIVIKSLLVKRRQELGIYKAMGYTSSQLILQTTGSFMPVSMVAIVLSSFLAIYYMPAIYQFIFETLGVMKNNIEISFGFLMLFAVAQILVNIMISIILCMPIRKISAYVLIKE, from the coding sequence ATGAAAAAAATAGCAAATCAGATTTTATACAACTTAAAAAAAGAAAAAACCTCCTTTATATCATTCGGCGTTATCATTCTGATAACTGCTCTAATATTAAATTGTGCAGCGGTTTTGCTGTGTCAGGTAGATAGGGCTTATGATACAAAGTTTGAAAAGTTAAGCACCGCAATGCTCAACGCAATTGTTCCTGAGGTCCAGAACAGCAGTGAACTTGAAAAAGCAATTGATGAAATCGAAAAGGTAGAGAAAATCGAAAGCTATACTGCTATTATGACAGAAGCTACTGTCAAGGATTTCAATGGTGCGGATTTTTCAATGAACACAGTGTTTTATAACATTGACGACAAGCGTACTCTTAACAATTATGAACTTGTGAGTGAAAGCAAAAATAATGTTGACGATCCAATCTATATCCCACTTTATGTATCCAACTTTGGTGGATTTGCTTTGAATGACGAAATCGTTTATGCAATTGACGGCAAGTCCCATAGTTTCACTGTGGCAGGTGTGATTGAAGAAATGCAGTACGGCAACTATGGTTCGGGTTTGCTGTGTGCCTATTTACCAAAAGAAGAGTTTGCAGAGCTTGCGGATTCTTATAGTGACAAGGCTGTGGTTGAATATTCAATGAGCGTAAAGAGCGATGCAAGCCTTGATGAAGTGAAAGATGATGTCAGCAAAGCAATTGAGAACAAAGGTGTTATGGCTTTATCAATTCTTGACAGCGAAAGCGTAAAGGGTACACGGACAATGGTTACGGATCTGCTTGTACTTATTTTAACCGCTTTTGCACTAATCATCCTTGCAGTTAGCGTATTCCTCAGTAACTTCAAAGTTAAAAATGCTATTGAGTCCGAAATTACAAATATGAGCGTGCTTAAAGCTCTGGGTTATACAAGTGCTCAGATTGTAGCGAGTATCACACTGCCTTATGCTATTGTTTCGCTATTGTTTGCAATTCTCGGCATTGGTCTGTCTTACACTTTACTTCCTGTGCTTTGCTCAGTGCTTACTGTTCAGTCAGGTTTTTCGTTTGCTGTTAGCTTTGATTTGCTGAGCTTTGTATGTGTGGCTTGTATTCTTTGCGGTGTTGTTTCGTTCTTCACATATATATCCGCACGAAAAATCAAGAAAACTCAGCCTATTGACGGCTTAAGAGGTAATACAAGTTCAAAGCACACAAAGAAAAATTATTTTCCGCTTGAAGAAACCAGAGGCAATACAAAATTCCTGCTTGTCTTAAAGCAGATGATAGCTTCTACAAAACAGAATATAATGCTCTTTCTGGTGTCTTTTGTGCTGACGGTTCTCATAGCATTTTCAGGCACACTGTTCTACAATGTAGTAGTTGAGCCGGATAATTTTATGTCTGCTTTGTCAGACGAAGTAGCAGATGTGATTATTTATCCTAAAAGCGACAGCATGAGTGAGCTTGAGTCAAAACTTGGTAACGATAATCGTGTGCAAAATTCATTGAAATATATGTCTGCAATTGTTAAAATTGAAGAGAAAACAGTGACTGCTTTTGCCTGCGAGGACTTCTCAAAGGTGAGAAATGATGTATGTTATATGGGTGAAAATCCGAAAGATGCAGATGAAATCGCTTTGGGCAGTGCTTTTGAAGAAAATTTTAAAATCGGTGATACAGTCAGCGTGACGGTGGACGGTATCACAAAAAGCTTTCAGGTTACAGGCTTTGTGCAAAGCGTAAATTTACAGGGCGAGCTTTGTGAACTGAGCATAGAAGGATACAACAGTCTCTTTAACCAAAATCAGACTCCATACCTCTATGTGTATCTTGAAAATGCTGAAAATGCCGAAAAGATTACAAAGGAATATAAATCCGATTACTCTGCATTGGTAGCAGACACAGTGAATTCTTACAAGCTTCAAACTGAAGCACAGGATATGTATATGGGTATCACTGTGGTGCTTGTAGTATCAATTTGTGCGGTAACAATTCTCGTTGTGTTATTTATTTTATATATTGTTATCAAGTCTCTGCTTGTAAAAAGAAGACAGGAGTTAGGTATTTACAAAGCAATGGGCTACACAAGTTCACAGCTTATTTTACAGACAACAGGTTCATTTATGCCTGTGTCGATGGTGGCAATTGTGCTTTCAAGCTTTTTGGCAATTTATTATATGCCGGCTATCTATCAATTTATTTTTGAGACTTTGGGTGTCATGAAAAATAACATTGAGATTTCATTTGGCTTTTTAATGCTATTTGCAGTAGCTCAGATTTTAGTAAACATTATGATAAGTATTATTTTGTGTATGCCGATAAGAAAGATTTCAGCATATGTACTCATTAAGGAATAA